In a genomic window of Bombina bombina isolate aBomBom1 chromosome 8, aBomBom1.pri, whole genome shotgun sequence:
- the LOC128638987 gene encoding alpha-tectorin-like gives MKCLLKCFPLFLLVLQSAFCEDQDNLLYPYGPSEGDKTTPVEDDGTSGEVSISVDFKFFGKKYKSLFVNNNGVISFSTPVSQYTPDAFPLKNGTFVTPFWGDVDNDLAGLVYFRESTDSNLMERISKDMDKHLPNLHYLSTWAFVATWDKVAYYGSASKKVNTFQAVLTTDGYRYFIILNYGDIQWTTGTASDGDANTGLGGTPAQAGFNSGDDTNYFNIPGSRTNEVLKIKSTSNVNYPGRWIFQVDDFKVPGGCVYQAFFAKEGEDFWKDSSCTTKCKCIVTGEVVCLEEGCPESNTCEPSGSFFSCQVQEQTHEQNEQEEQNEQEEQNEQEEQNEQEEQVEQNEQEEQSEQEEQNEQEEQEEQNEQEEQNEQEEQNEQVEQNEQEEQSEQEEQNEQEEQEEQNEQEEQNEQEEQNEQEKQTEQEEQNKEHDCS, from the exons ATGAAGTGTCTCTTGAAGTGTTTTCCACTTTTTCTCCTTG ttctcCAATCAGCATTTTGTGAAGACCAAG acaatttGCTATATCCATATGGACCATCTGAAGGTGATAAAACTACTCCAGTAGAAGATGATGGAACATCTGGGGAAGTTTCTATTTCAGTTGACTTTAAGTTCTTCGGTAAAAAATACAAATCTCTCTTT GTGAATAACAATGGAGTAATTTCATTTAGCACACCCGTGTCACAATACACCCCTGATGCATTCCCACTAAAAAATGGAACATTTGTTACGCCTTTCTGGGGAGATGTGGACAATGATCTTGCAGGATTGGTATATTTCAGGGAGAGCACAGACTCTAATCTGATGGAGAGAATTTCCAAAGACATGGATAAACACCTACCTAACTTGCATTATTTATCTACATGGGCTTTTGTTGCTACTTGGGACAAAGTGGCCTATTATGGATCAGCATCTAAAAAG GTCAACACTTTCCAGGCTGTCCTTACTACTGATGGTTACAGGTACTTTATAATCCTGAATTATGGGGATATCCAATGGACAACAGGTACAGCTAGTGATGGTGATGCTAACACAGGCTTAGGAGGAACACCAGCCCAG GCTGGATTTAACAGTGGTGATGATACTAATTACTTCAATATTCCTGGCTCCAGAACTAATGAGGTATTGAAAATTAAGTCTACATCCAATGTCAACTATCCAGGACGATGGATCTTCCAGGTAGATGATTTTAAGGTGCCAGGAGGATGTGTATATCAAG CTTTTTTTGCTAAAGAGGGTGAAGACTTCTGGAAGGATTCTTCGTGTAccacaaaatgtaaatgtattgtAACTGGGGAGGTTGTCTGTTTGGAGGAAGGCTGCCCTGAGTCCAACACTTGTGAACCCTCAGGATCATTTTTTAGTTGCCAAGTCCAAGAACAGACACATGAGCAAAATGAACAGGAAGAGCAGAATGAACAGGAGGAGCAGAATGAACAGGAAGAGCAGAATGAACAGGAGGAGCAGGTAGAGCAGAATGAACAGGAGGAGCAGAGTGAGCAGGAAGAGCAGAATGAGCAGGAGGAGCAGGAAGAGCAGAATGAGCAGGAGGAGCAGAATGAACAGGAGGAGCAGAATGAGCAGGTAGAGCAGAATGAACAGGAGGAGCAGAGTGAGCAGGAAGAGCAGAATGAGCAGGAGGAGCAGGAAGAGCAGAATGAGCAGGAAGAGCAGAATGAGCAGGAGGAGCAGAATGAACAGGAAAAGCAGACTGAGCAGGAGGAGCAGAATAAAGAACACGATTGCTCATAG